The Streptomyces aurantiacus genome includes a region encoding these proteins:
- a CDS encoding tyrosinase family oxidase copper chaperone has protein sequence MRGAEGTRRDILRGVLAAAVTAALAPLVAASRPSRAEPYVPGGPAGGPPEEAAEFEVEFAAGFDEMYRGRRIRGFKDEAGGVHTAGAVRAAQAGPWRVTVDERPLHLMRRADGGYLTMVDHYQSYPTPLAAARAAVDELGGTLRLREPAAEVERGEEHGHGVHA, from the coding sequence GTGAGAGGGGCTGAGGGCACGCGGCGGGACATCCTGAGAGGGGTGCTCGCCGCGGCCGTGACGGCGGCTCTGGCTCCGCTCGTCGCGGCATCGAGGCCGTCACGTGCGGAGCCGTACGTCCCCGGCGGGCCGGCCGGTGGCCCGCCCGAGGAGGCGGCCGAGTTCGAGGTGGAGTTCGCCGCCGGGTTCGACGAGATGTACCGCGGGCGCCGCATCCGCGGGTTCAAGGACGAGGCGGGCGGCGTGCACACGGCCGGGGCCGTGCGTGCGGCGCAGGCCGGGCCGTGGCGGGTCACGGTGGACGAGCGGCCGCTGCACCTCATGCGGCGGGCCGACGGCGGCTATCTGACGATGGTCGACCACTACCAGTCGTACCCGACACCGCTGGCCGCCGCCCGCGCGGCCGTGGACGAACTGGGTGGCACACTGCGGCTGCGCGAGCCCGCCGCGGAGGTGGAGCGGGGGGAGGAGCACGGGCATGGCGTACACGCGTAA
- a CDS encoding tyrosinase family protein translates to MAYTRKNVSALTRTEKRRLVGAFLEIKRTGEYDEFVRMHIDHYVSDGEGGLRAAHMAPSFLPWHRRFLLDLERALRRVDAGVSVPYWDWTKDRTPAASLWQEDLLGGNGRRSDRQVTTGPFARRHKKWVVKESMTDGDYLMRDLGRPHDPLPLPTAAELARALNDPVYDVAPWDSTSGRGFRNRLEGWGTGRGNDAWRNHNRVHRWVGGHMLGGASVNDPVFWLHHSFVDLLWTRWQKRHQGARYLPKSPPELGDLQHGRIVARHEEMPPWGVTPDEMEDHSRIYRYV, encoded by the coding sequence ATGGCGTACACGCGTAAGAACGTGAGCGCGCTGACGCGTACGGAGAAGCGCAGGCTCGTCGGAGCGTTCCTGGAGATCAAACGCACCGGTGAGTACGACGAGTTCGTCCGCATGCACATCGACCACTACGTGTCGGACGGGGAGGGCGGGCTGCGGGCGGCCCACATGGCGCCCTCCTTCCTGCCCTGGCACCGGCGATTCCTGCTCGACCTGGAGCGGGCACTGCGCCGGGTGGACGCCGGGGTGTCCGTGCCGTACTGGGACTGGACGAAGGACCGCACACCCGCCGCCTCCCTGTGGCAGGAGGACCTCCTCGGGGGCAACGGGCGGCGGTCCGACCGGCAGGTGACGACCGGGCCGTTCGCCCGCCGGCACAAGAAGTGGGTCGTCAAGGAGTCGATGACCGACGGCGACTACCTCATGCGTGACCTCGGCCGGCCTCACGACCCGCTCCCCCTGCCCACCGCCGCCGAACTCGCCCGGGCCCTCAACGACCCCGTGTACGACGTGGCGCCCTGGGACTCCACGTCGGGCCGGGGCTTTCGCAACAGGCTCGAAGGGTGGGGGACCGGACGGGGCAACGACGCCTGGCGCAACCACAACCGGGTCCACCGCTGGGTTGGCGGACACATGCTCGGCGGAGCCTCGGTCAACGACCCCGTCTTCTGGCTGCACCACTCGTTCGTCGACCTGCTCTGGACGCGCTGGCAGAAGCGGCACCAGGGCGCACGGTATCTGCCCAAGTCGCCGCCCGAGCTGGGCGACCTGCAGCACGGACGGATCGTGGCGCGGCACGAGGAGATGCCGCCCTGGGGCGTGACGCCGGACGAGATGGAGGACCACAGCCGGATCTACCGGTACGTGTGA
- a CDS encoding serine/threonine-protein kinase, with translation MSAVGDVVDGRFELIGRLGSGGMGTVWRARDGVLHREVALKAVRHDAAASEAVRERVLREARALARVSHPNVVMIHHIVDDDPHPWLVMELVEGVSLQERLDAGPLPPTEAARLGRQVLAALRAADASGVQHRDVKPANILLRADGSAVLTDFGIAALQGSTALTATGELIGSPEYIAPERIRGNNDDPASDLWSLGLVLYVCVEGVSPLRRGTALTTLAAVLDEAVPPPVRSGPLSPVLEALLVRDPAARPDAARLDAMLAQVESGTAPEWSAPTATATLPPPPTAPTRVLDVPSGSGGSLPAEPVGALTVPVQSHRPPGRGGRVALVAAAAVTVVALAAAATTLYLNLRDPGAKHSAAKGSGASKSAASPSRSEKRTPVPADAPTPSTPATPSQSQGSAAQGWIAQLFSEPVASGTAVRDQRLAVVRETVPEAVYLRSDDYASLRPGYWVVYAPGPFTDGRAALTFCDSRGRTTPTSCTGRYLSTSADDYGFQCRPPAAAATGRCTRP, from the coding sequence ATGAGCGCAGTGGGGGACGTGGTCGACGGGCGGTTCGAGCTGATCGGACGGCTCGGGAGCGGAGGCATGGGGACGGTGTGGCGGGCGCGCGACGGCGTGCTGCACCGGGAGGTCGCCCTCAAGGCCGTACGGCACGACGCGGCAGCCTCCGAAGCCGTCCGTGAGCGGGTCCTGCGCGAGGCGCGGGCGCTCGCCCGGGTCAGCCACCCGAACGTGGTGATGATCCATCACATCGTCGACGACGACCCGCACCCGTGGCTCGTGATGGAACTCGTGGAAGGCGTCTCGCTCCAGGAGCGGCTCGACGCCGGTCCGCTGCCCCCCACGGAGGCCGCTCGCCTGGGCCGGCAGGTGCTCGCCGCGCTGCGCGCCGCCGACGCGTCCGGAGTCCAGCACCGGGACGTCAAACCCGCCAACATTTTGCTGCGCGCCGACGGCTCCGCCGTGCTCACCGACTTCGGCATCGCGGCGCTCCAGGGTTCGACCGCGCTGACGGCCACCGGCGAACTCATCGGCTCCCCCGAGTACATCGCCCCCGAGAGGATCCGCGGCAACAACGACGATCCGGCGTCCGACCTCTGGTCCCTGGGTCTCGTCCTGTACGTGTGCGTGGAGGGCGTCAGTCCGCTGCGCCGCGGGACGGCCCTGACCACGCTGGCCGCCGTGCTCGACGAGGCCGTGCCCCCGCCGGTGCGCTCCGGCCCGCTGTCGCCCGTACTCGAGGCCCTGCTCGTGCGCGATCCGGCGGCTCGTCCCGACGCGGCCCGGCTGGACGCGATGCTGGCCCAGGTCGAGTCGGGTACGGCGCCGGAGTGGTCGGCGCCGACGGCGACCGCCACGCTGCCGCCCCCTCCGACGGCTCCGACGCGCGTCCTCGACGTACCGTCCGGGTCGGGCGGTTCCTTGCCCGCCGAGCCGGTCGGCGCACTCACGGTGCCCGTCCAAAGTCACCGCCCACCCGGACGCGGCGGGCGTGTCGCGCTCGTCGCCGCTGCCGCTGTCACCGTCGTCGCCCTCGCGGCGGCCGCGACCACCCTGTACCTCAACCTGCGTGATCCGGGCGCCAAGCACAGCGCCGCCAAGGGAAGCGGCGCGTCGAAGTCCGCCGCCTCGCCCTCGCGGTCCGAGAAGCGGACACCGGTGCCCGCGGACGCGCCGACGCCGTCCACGCCAGCCACCCCGTCGCAGTCGCAGGGCTCCGCCGCCCAGGGCTGGATCGCCCAGCTCTTCTCCGAACCGGTCGCCTCCGGCACCGCTGTCCGGGACCAACGGCTCGCCGTTGTCCGGGAGACCGTCCCCGAGGCGGTCTACCTCCGCAGCGACGACTACGCGTCCCTCCGCCCCGGTTACTGGGTCGTCTACGCCCCGGGCCCCTTCACCGACGGCCGCGCCGCCCTGACCTTCTGCGACAGCCGCGGCAGGACCACGCCGACCAGCTGCACCGGCCGATACCTGAGCACGAGCGCCGACGACTACGGCTTCCAGTGCCGCCCCCCGGCCGCCGCCGCGACGGGCCGCTGCACCCGCCCGTGA
- a CDS encoding chaplin: protein MSRIAKAAGVALGTSAAVISGAGLAMADADAAGKAIGSPGVLSGNVIQVPVHVPVNVCGNTVNVIGLLNPAFGNKCANLDDGPKGYGR, encoded by the coding sequence ATGTCTCGCATCGCGAAGGCAGCCGGTGTCGCGCTCGGCACCAGTGCCGCTGTCATCAGTGGCGCCGGTCTGGCCATGGCCGACGCGGACGCCGCGGGCAAGGCCATCGGCTCGCCCGGCGTCCTGTCGGGCAACGTCATCCAGGTCCCGGTCCACGTGCCGGTCAACGTCTGCGGCAACACCGTGAACGTCATCGGCCTGCTGAACCCGGCGTTCGGCAACAAGTGCGCGAACCTCGACGACGGCCCCAAGGGCTACGGCCGCTGA
- a CDS encoding DUF5949 family protein: protein MTSTSSETRPFNAADLGTLVVMAWSGEHPDGDMPFLLAYSLGDGKGGPEGSAAAVEQLLTRNGLPIGDEIVDGTRQPSFPVVLLVEAGQAVVTMAHLNAQCTAPPEWLAAVGERGYAYLLFTTRPWPEAEPGKPVAPEALAAFAGDEETLNNAAHALVPARSLRG, encoded by the coding sequence GTGACCTCAACCTCAAGCGAAACGCGTCCCTTTAACGCCGCGGACCTCGGCACCCTCGTCGTCATGGCGTGGAGCGGCGAACACCCCGACGGAGACATGCCCTTCCTGCTCGCCTACTCCCTCGGTGACGGCAAGGGCGGCCCCGAGGGCTCCGCGGCCGCCGTCGAGCAGCTGCTGACCCGCAACGGCCTGCCCATCGGCGACGAGATCGTCGACGGCACCCGGCAGCCGAGCTTCCCCGTCGTCCTCCTCGTCGAGGCCGGGCAGGCCGTCGTCACCATGGCGCACCTCAACGCCCAGTGCACCGCACCGCCGGAGTGGCTCGCCGCTGTCGGTGAACGCGGTTACGCCTATCTCCTGTTCACCACCCGCCCGTGGCCCGAGGCCGAGCCGGGCAAGCCCGTCGCGCCGGAGGCCCTGGCCGCCTTCGCCGGTGACGAGGAGACCCTGAACAACGCGGCGCACGCCCTCGTTCCGGCCCGCAGCCTGCGCGGCTGA
- a CDS encoding vitamin K epoxide reductase family protein, whose protein sequence is MRTAGAGRAFALLLVITGAAGLLASWVITIDKFKLLEDPDFTPGCSLNPVVSCGNIMKSDQASVFGFPNPMLGLVAYAIVICVGMSLLAGAVFPRWYWLTLNAGTLFGVGFVTWLQYESLYRINSLCLWCCLAWIATVVMFWYVTSFNVRNEFLPASPRLRIFLAEFTWVLPVLHLGVIGMLVLTRWWDFWTS, encoded by the coding sequence ATGCGCACCGCGGGTGCCGGCCGGGCGTTCGCCCTTCTGCTGGTGATCACGGGCGCGGCCGGACTGCTGGCCTCCTGGGTCATCACCATCGACAAGTTCAAGCTGCTGGAGGACCCGGACTTCACGCCGGGCTGCAGCCTGAACCCGGTCGTCTCCTGCGGCAACATCATGAAGAGCGACCAGGCCTCCGTGTTCGGGTTCCCCAACCCGATGCTCGGTCTGGTCGCGTACGCCATCGTGATCTGCGTCGGCATGAGCCTGCTCGCCGGTGCGGTGTTCCCGCGCTGGTACTGGCTGACCTTGAACGCGGGCACGCTGTTCGGCGTCGGATTCGTGACCTGGCTCCAGTACGAGTCGCTGTACCGGATCAACTCGCTGTGCCTGTGGTGCTGTCTGGCGTGGATCGCCACCGTCGTCATGTTCTGGTATGTGACGTCGTTCAACGTACGAAATGAATTCCTGCCCGCGTCACCTCGGTTGCGGATCTTCCTCGCCGAATTCACCTGGGTGCTGCCGGTCTTGCACCTGGGGGTGATCGGCATGCTCGTGTTGACGCGTTGGTGGGACTTCTGGACGAGCTGA
- a CDS encoding single-stranded DNA-binding protein — protein MNETMVCVVGNVATQPVFRETAAGTSARFRLAVTQRYWDREKNTWTDGHTNFFTVWANRALAANVQASVSLGEPLVVRGRLKVRSEQRDGQSRVGADIEASAIGHDLARGTTAFRRTHRSDPASDTPNRPEPSWETEPAVQADETAQRQQEPALVT, from the coding sequence ATGAACGAGACGATGGTGTGCGTGGTGGGGAACGTGGCTACGCAGCCGGTGTTCCGGGAGACGGCGGCAGGCACGTCGGCGAGGTTCCGGCTGGCGGTCACGCAGCGGTACTGGGACCGCGAGAAGAACACCTGGACGGACGGGCACACCAACTTCTTCACGGTATGGGCCAATCGGGCGCTCGCGGCGAACGTGCAGGCGTCCGTGTCGCTGGGCGAACCACTCGTGGTGCGCGGCAGGTTGAAGGTCCGCTCCGAACAGCGTGACGGGCAGTCGAGGGTGGGCGCGGACATCGAGGCCTCGGCGATCGGCCACGACCTGGCCCGCGGCACCACGGCGTTCCGCAGGACACACAGGAGCGATCCGGCATCGGACACGCCGAACCGGCCGGAACCCAGCTGGGAAACGGAGCCGGCGGTTCAGGCGGACGAGACAGCTCAGCGGCAGCAGGAACCGGCCTTGGTGACGTGA
- a CDS encoding GTPase yields MTAVTAVTDHTDHADQPGDDDEGREGEGRPEEGRPDQERSGQEGLGQEGVRRERVSDERRGEKRRDGKRSGRGHARVEDDSVTDRRSTRKKDPDRKAARKESGDAGDMRTGDRDDSERVTDADGTDDADTAEPAGAWDDGLIARRVTATAEGQTRPVQETVVDNRPPVVTPLAYDGPLRSRLDALRELVGLSRTRLDSRTLAEAGQVLDEAAARRRLSGQHTVVAIAGATGSGKSQLFNALAGVAISETGVRRPTTAAPIACSWSDGAAGLIDRLGIPGRLRRRPLQSAEAEAQLRGLVLVDLPDHDSAAVQHREHVDRILALVDAVIWVVDPEKYADAVLHERYLRPMAGHAEVTFVVLNQIDRLPGEAADQVLDDLRRLLDEDGIALGEYGEPGATVLALSALTGDGISELREVLGHFVAERGAASRRISADVDAAAVRLWPVYANRRTAGLSEEARDEFADRLADAVGATAAGEAAERAWRRNANRACGTPWLRLWRWHQDRREPPTGRLSVRAQADEEATARQRVEQAVRTVAEQAAGGLPAPWAQAVREAAVRGSQGLSEALDELAVRAGTPVGRPPRPGWWPVAVLAQAAMTILQVVGGLWLLGQVIGFMSPNLGVPVLLMVVGIVGGPGVEWACKLAASGPARRYGLEAERRLREAASGCGRARVLDPVAAELLRYREVREQFLRVTGVGV; encoded by the coding sequence GTGACCGCGGTGACCGCCGTCACGGACCACACGGATCACGCCGACCAGCCGGGAGACGACGACGAGGGGCGGGAGGGCGAGGGGCGCCCGGAGGAAGGGCGTCCTGACCAGGAGCGCTCGGGCCAGGAGGGCTTGGGCCAGGAGGGCGTGCGTCGGGAACGCGTGAGCGACGAGCGCCGGGGTGAGAAGCGCCGGGACGGGAAGCGTTCGGGCCGTGGGCACGCGCGCGTGGAGGACGATTCCGTGACCGACCGGAGAAGCACCCGCAAGAAGGACCCCGACAGGAAGGCCGCCCGCAAGGAGAGTGGTGATGCGGGGGACATGCGCACGGGGGACCGTGACGACTCCGAGCGGGTCACTGACGCCGACGGTACGGACGACGCCGACACCGCTGAGCCGGCGGGCGCCTGGGACGACGGGCTGATCGCACGCCGTGTGACCGCCACGGCCGAGGGACAGACCAGGCCCGTACAGGAGACCGTCGTGGACAACAGACCGCCCGTGGTGACTCCCCTCGCGTACGACGGGCCGCTGCGGTCCCGCCTCGACGCCCTGCGCGAACTGGTGGGGCTCTCCCGCACGCGGCTCGACAGCCGGACCCTCGCAGAGGCGGGACAGGTTCTGGACGAGGCGGCGGCGCGGCGCAGACTCTCGGGACAGCACACCGTCGTCGCCATTGCCGGAGCCACCGGAAGCGGCAAGTCGCAGCTCTTCAACGCGCTCGCCGGAGTGGCCATCTCGGAGACCGGGGTACGCAGGCCGACCACCGCCGCCCCCATCGCCTGCAGTTGGAGCGACGGCGCGGCAGGCCTCATCGACCGGCTCGGCATTCCCGGGCGGCTGCGCCGTCGGCCCCTGCAGAGCGCGGAGGCCGAGGCGCAGTTGCGCGGGCTCGTCCTGGTGGACCTGCCCGACCACGACTCGGCGGCCGTCCAGCACCGCGAACACGTCGACCGGATCCTCGCCCTCGTGGACGCCGTCATCTGGGTCGTCGACCCGGAGAAGTACGCCGACGCGGTACTGCACGAGCGCTATCTGCGGCCCATGGCGGGACACGCGGAGGTCACCTTCGTGGTCCTCAACCAGATCGACCGGCTGCCCGGAGAAGCCGCCGACCAGGTCCTCGACGACCTGCGGCGGCTGCTCGACGAGGACGGGATCGCCCTCGGCGAGTACGGCGAGCCGGGCGCGACCGTCCTTGCGCTGTCCGCGCTGACCGGCGACGGCATCAGTGAACTGCGCGAGGTGCTCGGCCATTTCGTGGCCGAGCGGGGCGCCGCGTCCCGCCGGATCTCCGCCGACGTGGACGCGGCCGCGGTGCGCCTGTGGCCCGTCTACGCGAACCGGCGGACGGCAGGGCTCAGTGAGGAGGCGCGCGACGAGTTCGCCGACCGTCTCGCCGACGCGGTCGGTGCCACGGCGGCGGGTGAGGCGGCCGAACGCGCGTGGCGCCGCAACGCCAACCGCGCGTGCGGCACGCCCTGGCTACGGCTGTGGCGCTGGCACCAGGACCGGCGCGAACCACCGACCGGACGCCTCTCGGTACGGGCACAGGCCGACGAGGAGGCCACGGCGCGGCAGCGCGTCGAACAGGCGGTGCGCACGGTCGCCGAGCAGGCGGCCGGCGGACTGCCCGCGCCCTGGGCGCAGGCGGTGCGCGAGGCGGCCGTACGTGGGTCGCAGGGGCTGTCCGAGGCCCTGGACGAACTGGCGGTACGGGCCGGGACTCCCGTCGGGCGGCCGCCGCGGCCCGGATGGTGGCCGGTCGCCGTGCTCGCGCAGGCGGCCATGACCATCCTCCAAGTCGTCGGCGGGCTGTGGCTGCTGGGACAGGTCATCGGCTTCATGTCGCCGAACCTCGGCGTGCCCGTGCTGCTGATGGTCGTCGGCATCGTGGGTGGCCCGGGCGTCGAATGGGCCTGCAAACTGGCGGCGAGCGGACCCGCGCGAAGGTACGGCCTGGAGGCGGAACGCCGGTTGCGGGAGGCCGCCTCGGGGTGCGGCCGGGCCCGGGTGCTCGACCCCGTGGCGGCGGAGCTGCTGCGGTACCGGGAGGTGCGGGAGCAGTTTCTGCGGGTTACGGGGGTCGGGGTCTAG
- a CDS encoding dynamin family protein, with product MVTLDVRPQLLDALSALRDRVAAARFPLPLAGAPRARANRDELLAQLDDYLVPRLREPEAPLLAVIGGSTGAGKSTLVNSLVGRRVSEAGVLRPTTRTPVLVCHPEDHHWFSGMRVLPDLTRVWVPQLEAGDDPLLPGEDDTRVLRIETADTLPRGLALLDAPDVDSLVADNRVLAAELICAADIWVMVTTAARYADAVPWHLLRTAKEHDATLVTVLDRVPHQVVSEVSRQYGALLAKAGLGEVPRFTVPELPESAWGGGLLPATAVAPLRAWLAQQVQDPGARQQAMARTAYGVLDSLKSRMPELASASAAQYAAALRLTAAVDGAYDSEYTRLRGRLQAGAVLAGGALKRWRSYPLDCTAGELLDALVESLAALLLCAVAAADERIDEAWRREPAASAPGLTDRDPVLESAEHRIGLAVRRWRRILEEYAEEEVRALEKSVAPDPEVVAALVATALLGGRRARSAGEGLAERIGAHGALRLRDKGGRLLTDYLDRTLHDERERRLAPLDALDVHPEPQAELIAALSVLQKER from the coding sequence GTGGTGACCTTGGACGTACGGCCCCAGCTGCTCGACGCACTCTCCGCCCTGCGCGACCGTGTCGCCGCCGCACGCTTCCCGCTGCCCCTGGCGGGGGCTCCACGCGCGCGTGCCAACCGCGACGAACTGCTCGCGCAACTCGACGACTATCTCGTGCCCCGCTTGAGGGAACCCGAAGCACCCCTGCTCGCCGTGATCGGAGGATCGACCGGAGCCGGCAAGTCGACGCTGGTCAACTCCCTTGTGGGGCGGCGGGTCAGCGAGGCCGGGGTGCTTCGGCCCACGACACGTACGCCGGTGCTCGTCTGCCATCCCGAGGACCATCACTGGTTCAGCGGGATGCGCGTACTGCCCGACCTCACACGCGTGTGGGTGCCCCAGCTGGAGGCCGGTGACGATCCGCTGCTGCCGGGCGAGGACGACACGCGCGTGCTGCGGATCGAGACGGCCGACACCCTCCCGCGCGGGCTCGCGCTCCTCGACGCGCCCGATGTCGACTCCCTGGTGGCCGACAACCGGGTGCTCGCCGCCGAACTCATCTGCGCGGCCGACATCTGGGTCATGGTGACCACGGCGGCACGGTACGCCGACGCGGTGCCGTGGCATCTGCTGCGTACCGCCAAGGAGCACGACGCCACCCTCGTCACCGTGCTCGACCGGGTGCCTCACCAGGTGGTGTCCGAGGTCTCCCGCCAGTACGGCGCGCTGCTCGCCAAGGCGGGGCTCGGCGAGGTACCCCGCTTCACCGTGCCCGAACTGCCCGAATCCGCCTGGGGTGGGGGGCTGCTTCCGGCCACCGCAGTGGCGCCCCTGCGTGCCTGGCTCGCCCAGCAGGTGCAGGATCCGGGCGCCCGGCAACAGGCGATGGCACGCACGGCCTACGGGGTGCTCGACTCGCTGAAGTCGCGGATGCCCGAGCTCGCCAGCGCCTCCGCCGCCCAGTACGCCGCCGCGCTGCGGCTCACCGCGGCCGTCGACGGGGCGTACGACAGCGAGTACACGCGCCTGCGGGGCCGCCTGCAGGCCGGGGCCGTCCTCGCCGGGGGTGCGCTCAAGCGGTGGCGCAGCTACCCGCTGGACTGCACCGCCGGTGAACTGCTCGACGCGCTCGTCGAGAGCCTGGCCGCACTCCTGCTGTGCGCCGTCGCCGCGGCCGACGAGCGCATCGACGAGGCGTGGCGGCGCGAACCCGCCGCGTCGGCCCCGGGGCTGACGGACCGGGATCCGGTGCTGGAGAGCGCCGAGCACCGTATCGGGCTGGCCGTACGGCGCTGGCGGCGGATCCTCGAGGAGTACGCAGAGGAGGAGGTGCGCGCCCTGGAGAAGAGCGTCGCGCCGGATCCCGAGGTGGTGGCCGCACTGGTCGCCACCGCGCTCCTGGGCGGCCGGCGGGCGCGGTCCGCGGGCGAAGGGCTCGCCGAGCGGATCGGTGCCCACGGCGCGCTGCGGCTGCGCGACAAGGGCGGCCGGCTGCTCACCGACTACCTCGACAGGACGCTGCACGACGAACGGGAGCGGCGGCTCGCCCCGCTCGACGCACTCGACGTACATCCGGAACCCCAGGCCGAACTCATCGCCGCGCTGTCCGTACTGCAGAAGGAGAGGTGA